From Alteromonas sp. BL110:
CTTTCCCGAAGGCGTAAACGTGGGCTTTATGCAAATTATCAACGACTCGCATATTAAACTTCGCGTATTTGAGCGAGGTTCAGGTGAAACCCTAGCCTGTGGTAGTGGTGCATGTGCAGCAGTTGCAATTGGCCAAATACAGGGTAAATTAAGCAAAGACGTACGGGTAGATTTGCCCGGAGGCAGTTTACGTATACGCTGGCCAGGACCAGATAACGTGTTAAAAATGACAGGACCTGCCGAACACGTATATGATGGACATATAAACTTATGAGCGAAGTATCAGGGCAATCTAACGCCACGCAATTAATTGAGCCATTTGACGACACAACGGAATTGTCGAGTGCCGATGTGCGCGCGTTCTTATTACAAAACCCTGAGTTCTTTACCGAGCATGCCGACCTTCTCGAAAAAATTAAGCTTCCCCATGAGCACAAAGGCAGTGTCTCTCTTGTTGAAATTCAAAGTGAACAGTTAAGACAAAAAGTTAGACAGCTTAACTTCAAGCTAAACCAGTTGGTGACTATCGCGAAGCAAAACGAGAAGATTTATCGCGTTTACACTGACTTAAATGTGCAGCTACTACGCTGTGAAAGCGTCGCCGAAGTACAGTTTACCTTAGAAGATGTGCTGCAAGAGCGTTTGCAATTGTCCTCTGCGGTAATCAAGAGCTTTAAAGGCCCGCACGCCATTCCTGAACTGCAACAACGTTTGTTCACGGAAAAGCGCTTTAAAAATACCAACTTCTTCTTTGGGCGTTTGTCACAGCACGAACGTCAACTTCTCTTCGGAGAAAGTCCTGCGGAATCTGTCGCGTTAATGCTACTTGGTGATAACCGTGAGTTAGGCATTTTAGGCATCAGCAGCAGCGATGCTAGCCATTTCACACCGGATATGGATACGCTTTTGCTACAACAGCTTCAGCAAGTCCTAAATATTATCTTACCTGAAATGATGGGATATTAAGTGCTGTGTCTAGGGACGCCTTAATCAGCGAACCTTGCCAACAATGGCTCGATAAATTTTTACTTCATTTGCAGGTAGAGCGCGGTTTATCCCTACATACCATCAAAAATTACCAGCGCCAGTTAACCGAAGTGGCAAAGCTACTTGGGCTTTATGAATGGTCTGGGCTCACGCCAAGCGATATTAAGCGCGTTATGGCCGATGCCAAAATGTCTGGGCACAGCCCACGCAGTATTGCGCTTAGGCTATCGGCACTAAGAACCTTCTGCCAATACCTAATCGACCACCAGCAGCTATTCAGCAACCCTGTTGAGGGCATTCAAGCCCCCAAACAGGGAAAGCCGTTACCTAAGCAGCTAAGCGTGGATGAGATGCAGCAGTTGCTTAATGCCTCGCCTCGAAGCAGTGACGACGATGAAGGCATGCAGTTACGGGATGTAGCTATGTTTGAGCTGCTATATGGCTGTGGCCTGCGCTTAAGCGAACTTACCGGGCTTAATTTATCCGACTGTTTAAAAGACGGTACGGTAAAGGTCATGGGTAAAGGGAGTAAGCAACGTATACTGCCACTAGGGCGGCACGCGCAAAAAGCACTTAACGCCTGGTTAAAAGTACGCCCCGCCTATGCATCGCCCTATGAAAGTGCAGTATTTGTAAGTAAGCGTAAAACCCGTATCTCGAATAGGCAAGTCGCAAATCGTTTGGACAAAATGGCGCAAGAACAGTGTCTATCGCAAAAAGTAAGCCCTCACAAACTGCGCCATTCTTTCGCTACCCACGTATTAGAATCCAGTGGCGATTTACGTGCGGTTCAAGAGTTGTTAGGTCACGCTAACTTATCGACAACACAAGTTTATACTCATCTCGACTTCCAGCATCTCGCCAACGTATATGATGCCGCTCATCCACGGGCGCACAAGAAATAAAGCTAACCTAAGGTTTCACCATGCAGTTTTTTAGGTCTATTAACAAAGTCGAAGCAATGACCTTCGACCTTGACGACACCCTTTACAATAACGACCCTATTATTCGACGGGCCGAGGAAGCGCTTCAAGCGCATATTGCTAAGCACCACAAGTCAGCCGCCGCGTTGTCGGCAAACGACTGGTTAGCACTAAAGCGAGCTGCAATTAAAAAAGATCTGCGCTTAGCCTCTGATATGGGTCAGCTTAGACGTGTAGTGCTTACCGCCGCACTGTCTAATACGGCACCTGAAAAATTAAAAACAGACCTGGCCAACAGTGGTGAACTTAGTGAGGCAGTAGAGGCATGCTTTAACTGCTTTTACGATGCGAGAAGTAACTTTGAGCTTGCAGACGATGTGCACGAAGCGTTAAAAGCCGTGAGCAGTAAGCTGCCGATTATTGGTATTACTAACGGTAACGTAAACGCACAAAAGGTAGGTATTGATGGCTATTTTAAGACCATTTTTCACGCCAGCACATCACGGCCAATGAAACCAGCCCGCGACATGTATGATGAAGCCGCAGCACTTTTACACATTGCACCAAAACACATTCTTCACGTAGGCGATAACGTCATCAAAGACGTACAAGGAGCAATTAACGCTGGCTATCAGGCAGCATGGTTTGCCTGTAACAGGCCCATGAAGTTATCCTACGAACCTGTGAGCGTACTGCCCCACGTAGCACTAGACAACCTCAACGAGCTAACCCACTTCCTATAAATAATGGGGTCAGAGTCAGGACTCTGACCCCGCAATTTTAGTTATCTTCTAGGACGTTTTGGCGCATGGATTCGCAGGGGCTTTGACAAACTGGTCTCCCAACCACTTTCGCAGGAACGCCCACCACGGTCACGTGGGCTGGAACACTGTTAAGTACTACGCTACCAGCGCCGACTTTTGAGCCTTCACCTATCTCGATATTTCCTAAGATTTTGGCTCCAGCGCCAATTAACACGCCTTGGCGAATTTTGGGGTGACGATCGCCCGATTCATTACCCGTACCGCCCAGCGTAACGCTTTGCAAAATAGATACATTGTCTTCTACTACCGCAGTCTCACCCACGACAATACCGGTAGCGTGGTCGAACATAACACCCTTACCAATTCGCGCTGCTGGATGTATGTCTACGCCAAAGCTTGATGAGTTACGACTTTGCAAAAACAGGGCTAACTGATGGCGCCCGTGAACCCAAAGGTAATGCGCCATTCGATGCACCTGCACGGCATGGAAACCCTTGAAGTGCAGTAAAGGGGTAAGGTAATCGTTCACTGCGGCATCGCGCGCATTAATCGCCATAATGTCAGCAATAGCGGCCTCGCTAATGCCTGGCTCTAACAAGTAGGCTTCGTCAAACACCTCACGTATAGCAAGCGCAGGCATTACGTCATCTGCCATTTTGTTTGACAGAATGAAGCTTAGCGACGACTCGAAATTATGGTGCGCAAGAACACTGGCATGTACATAGCTAGATAGCAAAGGTTCGTTGTCAGCAACAATTTGCGCTTCTTGTTTGAGCGTCGACCAGAAATCGATGGGCGTAGAAAGTGCGGTCATAAGCATATCCCGTTAATGTGCTGTTTGTGTGCCAATGT
This genomic window contains:
- a CDS encoding DUF484 family protein gives rise to the protein MSEVSGQSNATQLIEPFDDTTELSSADVRAFLLQNPEFFTEHADLLEKIKLPHEHKGSVSLVEIQSEQLRQKVRQLNFKLNQLVTIAKQNEKIYRVYTDLNVQLLRCESVAEVQFTLEDVLQERLQLSSAVIKSFKGPHAIPELQQRLFTEKRFKNTNFFFGRLSQHERQLLFGESPAESVALMLLGDNRELGILGISSSDASHFTPDMDTLLLQQLQQVLNIILPEMMGY
- the xerC gene encoding tyrosine recombinase XerC, with the translated sequence MSRDALISEPCQQWLDKFLLHLQVERGLSLHTIKNYQRQLTEVAKLLGLYEWSGLTPSDIKRVMADAKMSGHSPRSIALRLSALRTFCQYLIDHQQLFSNPVEGIQAPKQGKPLPKQLSVDEMQQLLNASPRSSDDDEGMQLRDVAMFELLYGCGLRLSELTGLNLSDCLKDGTVKVMGKGSKQRILPLGRHAQKALNAWLKVRPAYASPYESAVFVSKRKTRISNRQVANRLDKMAQEQCLSQKVSPHKLRHSFATHVLESSGDLRAVQELLGHANLSTTQVYTHLDFQHLANVYDAAHPRAHKK
- a CDS encoding HAD-IA family hydrolase; the encoded protein is MQFFRSINKVEAMTFDLDDTLYNNDPIIRRAEEALQAHIAKHHKSAAALSANDWLALKRAAIKKDLRLASDMGQLRRVVLTAALSNTAPEKLKTDLANSGELSEAVEACFNCFYDARSNFELADDVHEALKAVSSKLPIIGITNGNVNAQKVGIDGYFKTIFHASTSRPMKPARDMYDEAAALLHIAPKHILHVGDNVIKDVQGAINAGYQAAWFACNRPMKLSYEPVSVLPHVALDNLNELTHFL
- the cysE gene encoding serine O-acetyltransferase, producing the protein MTALSTPIDFWSTLKQEAQIVADNEPLLSSYVHASVLAHHNFESSLSFILSNKMADDVMPALAIREVFDEAYLLEPGISEAAIADIMAINARDAAVNDYLTPLLHFKGFHAVQVHRMAHYLWVHGRHQLALFLQSRNSSSFGVDIHPAARIGKGVMFDHATGIVVGETAVVEDNVSILQSVTLGGTGNESGDRHPKIRQGVLIGAGAKILGNIEIGEGSKVGAGSVVLNSVPAHVTVVGVPAKVVGRPVCQSPCESMRQNVLEDN